In a genomic window of Streptomyces sp. NBC_01142:
- a CDS encoding arsenate reductase ArsC, with protein MSEKPSVLFVCVHNAGRSQMAAGWLSHLAGDRIEVRSAGSAPAEQVNPAAVAAMREVGIDITAETPKILTVDAVKASDVCITMGCGDTCPVFPGKRYLDWTLEDPAGQGIEAVRPIRDEIKELVEGLITEIDAETAK; from the coding sequence ATGTCCGAGAAGCCGTCTGTTCTGTTCGTTTGTGTCCACAACGCCGGCCGCTCCCAGATGGCCGCCGGCTGGCTCAGCCACCTGGCTGGCGACCGGATCGAGGTCCGCTCCGCCGGCTCCGCCCCTGCCGAACAGGTCAACCCCGCCGCCGTCGCGGCGATGCGCGAGGTCGGCATCGACATCACGGCCGAGACCCCCAAGATTCTCACCGTCGATGCGGTCAAGGCCTCGGACGTCTGCATCACCATGGGCTGCGGCGACACCTGCCCCGTCTTCCCCGGCAAGCGCTATCTCGACTGGACGCTGGAAGACCCGGCCGGCCAGGGCATCGAAGCCGTCCGCCCGATCCGCGACGAGATCAAGGAGCTCGTCGAGGGACTCATCACCGAGATCGACGCAGAGACCGCCAAGTGA